In a single window of the Actinomycetota bacterium genome:
- a CDS encoding ABC transporter ATP-binding protein, translated as MSSRDTPSDADDLPPALSSMWRVCKLGYRHEPRLMGVALALALASALPDALIALWLQWLGDGVIDGDRTKVRIAAVAIGLSAAATWFLSVVATRVQRRFRDRVTIALEAHVAGLQATVVTIEHQERPELLDRLSVLRDQVFVLDHMYMSVFATLGWMLRLAVTVVLLASIHPALVLLVAFALPTVGTSSWRPAVERAVEERGAPAKRLATHLFTTATTAPPGKEVRVTGIGGRLAGERRSAWERWYGPVASARNTSAVWHTLAWAVFGAGYVGAVVFVAAGIDAGPGAVLLLLGAGFRLSSYIGATVGEIGFLRGIWMDGSRRLAWLEDYAAGRRLGADAEVPDRIVDGISFEHVSFAYPGTDRLVLDDVSLTLPAGAVVALVGENGAGKTTMVKLLAKLYEPTSGRITVDGIALSRLPADAWRARLAGAFQDFFRFELQAMQTVGLGDVARIEDRDAVGAAVRRAGAEDVVAGLGQGLDTQLGPTWPGGVDVSFGQWQKLALGRGFMREEPLVLVLDEPTASLDAETEHALFERYAAGARQDTGAGGITILVSHRFSTVRMADLIVLLDGARVVEVGSHDELMARRGQYAELYEIQAAAYR; from the coding sequence ATGTCCTCTCGTGACACCCCGAGCGACGCCGACGACCTCCCGCCGGCACTCTCGTCGATGTGGCGCGTGTGCAAGCTCGGCTACCGCCATGAGCCGCGGCTGATGGGAGTGGCGCTCGCCCTCGCGTTGGCCTCGGCGCTGCCCGACGCGCTGATCGCGCTGTGGCTGCAATGGCTCGGCGACGGCGTGATCGACGGTGACCGCACGAAGGTGCGCATTGCGGCCGTGGCGATCGGGCTCTCCGCCGCCGCCACCTGGTTCCTGAGCGTCGTCGCCACCCGCGTGCAGCGGCGCTTCCGCGACCGGGTGACCATCGCGCTCGAAGCGCACGTCGCGGGTCTTCAGGCGACCGTGGTCACGATCGAGCACCAGGAGCGCCCCGAGCTGCTCGACCGGTTGTCGGTGCTGCGCGATCAGGTCTTCGTCCTCGACCACATGTACATGAGCGTCTTCGCGACGCTCGGCTGGATGCTGCGGCTGGCGGTGACCGTGGTGCTGCTCGCGTCGATCCACCCGGCGCTCGTGCTGCTCGTCGCGTTCGCCCTGCCCACGGTGGGGACGTCGAGCTGGCGGCCGGCGGTGGAACGCGCCGTCGAGGAGCGCGGCGCGCCGGCCAAGCGGCTGGCCACCCACCTCTTCACCACCGCCACCACCGCCCCGCCCGGCAAGGAGGTGCGCGTCACCGGCATCGGCGGGCGTCTGGCCGGCGAGCGGCGGTCGGCGTGGGAGCGCTGGTACGGCCCGGTGGCCTCGGCCCGCAACACGTCCGCGGTGTGGCACACCCTCGCCTGGGCGGTGTTCGGCGCCGGGTACGTCGGCGCGGTGGTGTTCGTCGCCGCCGGTATCGACGCCGGCCCGGGTGCGGTGCTGCTGCTGCTCGGTGCCGGGTTCCGGCTGTCGTCCTACATCGGCGCCACCGTCGGTGAGATCGGCTTCCTGCGCGGGATCTGGATGGACGGCTCGCGCCGCTTGGCCTGGCTGGAGGACTACGCCGCCGGCCGGCGACTCGGCGCCGACGCCGAGGTGCCGGACCGGATCGTGGACGGCATCTCGTTCGAGCACGTCTCGTTCGCGTATCCGGGCACGGACCGACTGGTGCTCGACGACGTGTCGCTCACCTTGCCGGCAGGCGCGGTGGTGGCCCTCGTCGGCGAGAACGGTGCCGGCAAGACGACGATGGTCAAGTTGCTCGCCAAGCTCTACGAACCGACCTCGGGACGGATCACCGTCGACGGCATCGCGCTCTCCCGGCTCCCCGCTGATGCCTGGCGGGCCCGGCTCGCCGGCGCGTTCCAGGACTTCTTCCGCTTCGAGCTACAGGCGATGCAGACGGTCGGTCTCGGCGACGTGGCGCGCATCGAGGACCGCGACGCCGTCGGCGCAGCCGTTCGGCGCGCGGGCGCCGAGGACGTCGTCGCGGGCTTGGGTCAGGGGCTCGACACCCAACTCGGGCCCACCTGGCCCGGCGGGGTCGACGTCAGCTTCGGACAGTGGCAGAAGCTCGCCCTCGGACGCGGCTTCATGCGGGAGGAGCCGCTGGTGCTGGTGCTCGACGAGCCGACGGCGTCGCTCGACGCCGAGACCGAACACGCGCTGTTCGAGCGGTACGCGGCAGGTGCACGTCAAGACACCGGCGCCGGCGGGATCACGATCCTCGTGTCACACCGCTTCTCGACGGTGAGGATGGCCGACCTGATCGTGCTCCTCGACGGAGCGCGCGTGGTCGAGGTCGGCTCCCACGACGAGCTGATGGCGCGACGCGGCCAGTACGCCGAGCTCTACGAGATCCAGGCGGCTGCCTACCGCTGA
- the ygiD gene encoding 4,5-DOPA dioxygenase extradiol: MPAVFVGHGSPTNTLEHNRYTQSWHDFGRSVPAPRAILAVSAHWYVNSTAVTAMTRPRTIHDFYGFPDELFAFQYPAPGDPELAGEIVELVKPNWVGEDHDSWGLDHGTWSVLAHMFPGADVPVVQLSVDASKDAEYHVRLGAALAPLRERGVLVMASGNVVHNLRMIRWDQPDAAFDWARSFDELASTLMADRPGDIASLTDHPSYALAAPTPDHLLPLYYVAGMAAAAGETTEVMIGGYQMGSLSMTSHVLNGPPHAV; this comes from the coding sequence ATGCCAGCGGTGTTCGTCGGGCACGGCAGCCCGACGAACACCCTGGAGCACAACCGCTACACGCAGAGCTGGCACGACTTCGGGCGCTCCGTGCCCGCCCCGCGAGCGATCCTCGCGGTGTCGGCGCACTGGTACGTCAACTCCACGGCGGTCACCGCGATGACCCGGCCGCGGACGATCCACGACTTCTACGGGTTCCCCGACGAGCTGTTCGCCTTCCAGTACCCCGCTCCGGGTGATCCGGAGCTGGCCGGCGAGATCGTCGAGCTCGTCAAGCCCAACTGGGTGGGCGAGGACCACGACAGCTGGGGTCTCGACCACGGCACGTGGTCCGTGCTCGCTCACATGTTCCCCGGAGCCGACGTGCCGGTGGTGCAGCTCTCCGTCGACGCGAGCAAGGACGCGGAGTACCACGTCCGCCTCGGCGCTGCTCTCGCCCCCCTGCGCGAGCGCGGCGTGCTCGTGATGGCGAGCGGCAACGTCGTGCACAACTTGCGCATGATCCGCTGGGACCAGCCGGACGCGGCGTTCGACTGGGCGCGGTCGTTCGACGAGCTGGCCAGCACGCTGATGGCCGATCGTCCCGGTGACATCGCCTCGCTCACCGACCACCCGAGCTACGCCCTCGCCGCACCGACGCCCGACCACCTGCTCCCCCTCTATTACGTCGCCGGGATGGCCGCCGCTGCCGGCGAGACCACCGAGGTGATGATCGGCGGCTACCAGATGGGCTCGCTGTCGATGACCAGCCACGTGCTGAACGGACCGCCGCACGCCGTGTGA
- a CDS encoding GNAT family N-acetyltransferase: MTLLPEVVETERLVLRLWRDDDVDALAVAITESLDHLRPWMPWAGDEPLDRDRRLALFAGWRVSREAGGDAVYGIFRDGDVVGGTGLHHRRGPGVLEIGYWVHADHVRRGYATEVSGALTSVALALAEIEAVEIHHDRANVASGGVPRSLGYTLVAETPKPVDAPGEMGIDCAWRITPSHVGGERRSSDRPQRP, encoded by the coding sequence ATGACGCTGCTGCCAGAGGTGGTGGAGACGGAGCGGTTGGTGCTGCGCCTCTGGCGTGACGACGACGTCGACGCGCTGGCGGTCGCGATCACCGAGAGCCTCGACCACCTCCGACCCTGGATGCCCTGGGCGGGCGACGAACCGCTCGACCGTGACCGCCGGCTGGCGCTGTTCGCCGGCTGGCGGGTGTCCCGTGAGGCCGGCGGCGACGCCGTGTACGGCATCTTCCGCGACGGCGACGTGGTCGGCGGCACGGGCCTGCACCACCGCCGCGGGCCGGGCGTGCTCGAGATCGGCTACTGGGTGCACGCCGACCACGTCAGGCGTGGCTACGCCACCGAGGTCTCCGGTGCGCTCACCTCCGTCGCGCTGGCGCTGGCGGAGATCGAGGCGGTCGAGATCCACCACGACCGCGCGAACGTGGCCAGTGGGGGAGTGCCCCGCTCGCTCGGCTACACGCTCGTGGCGGAGACGCCTAAACCCGTCGACGCTCCCGGCGAGATGGGCATCGACTGCGCGTGGCGGATCACCCCTTCTCACGTGGGCGGCGAACGGCGATCATCGGATCGGCCGCAGAGACCGTGA
- a CDS encoding helix-turn-helix transcriptional regulator: protein MPSIAPPHRRAAPLPPEARRAAIIDAVLPLLVTHGESVTTRQLAQAAGIAEGTIFNVFADKDELLAAAVAKALDPEPFELAIGAISTSAPFEQRLTEATLLLQHRIVDIWRLVSSIGRREQIEGPLPDSPALTELFVSVRRHLSVEPGEAARLLRALTLSLTHPMLAASPAPAARIVDVFLHGVGRRR from the coding sequence ATGCCGTCGATCGCCCCACCCCACCGCCGGGCCGCGCCGCTGCCTCCGGAGGCGAGGCGGGCGGCGATCATCGACGCCGTCTTGCCGCTGCTCGTCACGCACGGCGAGTCCGTCACCACCCGCCAGCTCGCCCAGGCGGCCGGCATCGCCGAGGGCACCATCTTCAACGTCTTCGCCGACAAGGACGAGCTGCTCGCCGCAGCGGTGGCCAAAGCGCTCGACCCCGAGCCGTTCGAGCTCGCCATCGGCGCCATCTCCACCTCGGCCCCGTTCGAGCAGCGTCTGACAGAGGCGACGCTGCTGCTCCAACACCGCATCGTCGACATCTGGCGCCTGGTTTCGAGCATCGGGAGACGAGAGCAGATCGAAGGCCCCCTCCCCGACAGCCCCGCTCTCACCGAGCTGTTCGTCTCGGTCCGCCGGCACCTCAGCGTCGAACCCGGCGAAGCTGCCCGGCTGCTGCGGGCCCTGACCCTGTCGCTGACCCATCCGATGCTCGCCGCCTCGCCGGCTCCGGCGGCACGGATCGTCGACGTGTTCCTCCACGGCGTGGGGAGGCGGAGATGA
- a CDS encoding YceI family protein, with protein MMSTTDVSTAVATGTYAIDPTHSRIGFVARHAMVSKVRGSFDEFEGAGHFDAEQPSNSSLAVTIQTTSIDTRNADRDEHLRGNDFFDMANYPTIRFASTAVEAVDAATFRVTGDLTIKATTKPVTFELELTGTAVDPWGNTRLGLEGATVVSRKEWGLTWNAALDAGGVLIGDKVTLEFEVSAIKTSDA; from the coding sequence ATGATGAGCACCACCGATGTCAGCACCGCCGTCGCCACCGGCACCTATGCGATCGACCCGACCCACAGCCGGATCGGCTTCGTCGCCCGCCACGCCATGGTCTCCAAGGTGCGCGGCTCGTTCGACGAGTTCGAGGGCGCCGGGCATTTCGACGCCGAGCAGCCGTCCAACTCGTCGCTCGCCGTCACGATCCAGACCACCAGCATCGACACCCGCAACGCCGACCGTGACGAGCACCTGCGCGGCAACGACTTCTTCGACATGGCCAACTACCCGACGATCCGGTTCGCGAGCACCGCGGTCGAGGCCGTCGACGCCGCCACGTTCCGGGTGACCGGCGACCTGACGATCAAGGCCACCACCAAGCCGGTGACGTTCGAGCTCGAGCTGACCGGCACCGCCGTCGACCCGTGGGGCAACACGCGCCTCGGCCTCGAGGGCGCCACGGTGGTCAGCCGCAAGGAGTGGGGGCTCACCTGGAACGCCGCGCTCGACGCCGGCGGCGTGCTCATCGGCGACAAGGTCACGCTCGAGTTCGAGGTCTCGGCGATCAAGACCTCCGACGCCTGA
- a CDS encoding saccharopine dehydrogenase family protein — translation MRQNVLIVGAGGVAHVAAHKAAMANDVLGDICIASRTLAKCDDIIESVRRLGHVRDESKRLHSRRLDALDVAATAALIRETRSEIVVNLGSAFVNMAVLEACIETGAAYIDTAIHEDPDKVCEDPPWYANYEWKRKDRCAERGITAILGAGFDPGVVNAYCALAAKRYFDTIDTIDILDVNAGSHGRYFATNFDPEINFREFVKVWTWIDRDWVEYPTHAVKRVWDFPVVGEQPVYLNGHDELHSLYKNVDANSIRFWMGFGDHYINVFTVLRTLGLLSHLPVTLSTGQEVVPLKVVKALLPDPQTLAPGYTGKTCIGNVVKGEKDGAPREVFVYQVSDHAQAYAEVESQGISYTAGVPPVAAAILVAQGTWDAKTMVNVEELDPEPFIDLLDRIGLPTEVLEIEPDSAASFDGTVRDLADELELSTATVTVSAADPMIAVRRPREKG, via the coding sequence ATGCGACAGAACGTGCTGATCGTCGGTGCCGGCGGCGTCGCGCACGTCGCGGCCCACAAGGCAGCGATGGCCAACGACGTCCTCGGAGACATCTGCATCGCGTCACGCACCCTGGCCAAGTGCGACGACATCATCGAGAGCGTCCGGCGCCTCGGCCACGTCCGTGACGAGAGCAAGCGGCTGCACAGCCGCCGACTCGACGCGCTCGACGTCGCCGCGACGGCGGCGCTCATTCGCGAGACGCGGTCGGAGATCGTGGTCAACCTCGGATCGGCATTCGTCAACATGGCCGTGCTCGAGGCGTGCATCGAGACCGGCGCGGCCTACATCGACACCGCGATCCACGAGGACCCCGACAAGGTCTGCGAAGACCCGCCCTGGTACGCGAACTACGAGTGGAAGCGCAAGGACCGCTGCGCGGAGCGGGGCATCACGGCGATCCTCGGGGCGGGCTTCGACCCCGGCGTCGTCAACGCCTACTGCGCCCTCGCGGCCAAGCGCTACTTCGACACGATCGACACCATCGACATCCTCGACGTCAACGCCGGCAGCCACGGCAGGTACTTCGCGACGAACTTCGACCCGGAGATCAACTTCCGTGAGTTCGTGAAGGTGTGGACGTGGATCGACCGTGACTGGGTGGAGTACCCGACGCACGCCGTCAAGCGGGTGTGGGACTTTCCGGTGGTCGGCGAGCAGCCCGTCTACCTGAACGGCCACGACGAGCTGCACTCGCTGTACAAGAACGTCGACGCGAACAGCATCAGGTTCTGGATGGGCTTCGGCGACCACTACATCAACGTCTTCACCGTGCTGCGCACGCTGGGGCTGCTGTCACACCTGCCGGTGACGCTCAGCACCGGCCAAGAGGTGGTGCCGCTCAAGGTGGTGAAGGCGTTGCTCCCCGACCCGCAGACGCTCGCCCCCGGCTACACCGGCAAGACGTGCATCGGCAACGTGGTCAAGGGCGAGAAGGACGGCGCGCCGCGGGAGGTCTTCGTATACCAGGTCTCCGACCACGCGCAGGCGTACGCAGAGGTCGAGTCGCAGGGCATCAGCTACACCGCCGGCGTCCCTCCGGTGGCCGCGGCCATCCTGGTCGCGCAGGGCACGTGGGATGCGAAGACGATGGTCAACGTCGAAGAGCTCGACCCCGAGCCGTTCATCGACCTGCTCGACCGCATCGGCTTGCCGACCGAGGTGCTGGAGATCGAGCCCGACAGCGCGGCCTCGTTCGACGGCACGGTGCGCGACCTCGCGGACGAGCTCGAGCTGTCGACCGCGACCGTCACGGTCTCTGCGGCCGATCCGATGATCGCCGTTCGCCGCCCACGTGAGAAGGGGTGA
- a CDS encoding ABC transporter ATP-binding protein yields MLKRLRARQEWEFFAALGRADRRLASAWWSVLALRGLLPAVFAVATGSLVGAVADGGSLAVPLAVVGVVFVALQVLNPIHLALGYNLGDRTAAWLYDELTTACVEPPGIGHLEDPALQGDLTVAREFDLGMTGPPLSISMDFVAGGLVQLVAGMASAMVLFGYAWWAPPVLVLAWGCTHWLLRESAIWRDRNTDEVRGAQRDAEYAYRLAVDPPGAKELRLFGLATWTLDRFVARRRRLHDLQYEATRLRERSVGWSVLIVVAANGFVLWSIAEAAADGRIDLGRTVTFAQAAVGASAIAFGGLNWALDGAAAPVAAVARLAPAMAAVGAISPGTRRTAGAPAPAVTLRGVSFAYPAAADIPVLADFDLAIPAGSSLAIVGVNGAGKTTIAKLLCRLYDPQAGVIEVDGTDLRELDLEDWRSRITAVFQDFIRFELPLRDNVAPGGAPDEVILAALADAGAGELAGSLDTPLAKGYPGGTDLSGGQWQRVALARALCAVRQGAGLVLLDEPTAHLDVRGEAEIFGRILAATRGRTTILVSHRFSTVRQADRICVVEHGAVAELGTHDELIAAGGRYRTMFDLQAERFAVGRPVSDDDEGVQLDVLS; encoded by the coding sequence GTGCTGAAGCGCTTGCGAGCTCGGCAGGAGTGGGAGTTCTTCGCCGCGCTCGGCCGCGCCGACCGCAGGCTCGCCTCGGCATGGTGGTCCGTGCTCGCCTTGCGTGGCCTGCTACCAGCGGTGTTCGCCGTCGCCACCGGCTCTCTTGTCGGGGCCGTCGCCGACGGTGGCTCCCTCGCCGTCCCCCTCGCCGTGGTCGGGGTGGTGTTCGTCGCGCTCCAGGTGCTGAACCCGATCCACCTCGCGCTCGGCTACAACCTCGGCGACCGAACCGCCGCGTGGCTGTACGACGAGCTGACGACGGCGTGCGTCGAACCTCCCGGGATCGGCCACCTGGAGGACCCCGCGCTGCAGGGCGACCTCACCGTCGCCCGTGAGTTCGACCTGGGCATGACCGGCCCGCCGCTCTCCATCTCGATGGACTTCGTCGCCGGCGGGCTCGTCCAGCTGGTCGCCGGCATGGCATCGGCGATGGTGCTGTTCGGCTATGCGTGGTGGGCGCCGCCGGTGCTCGTCCTCGCCTGGGGCTGCACCCACTGGCTGTTGCGGGAGAGCGCCATCTGGCGTGACCGCAACACGGACGAGGTGCGCGGCGCCCAGCGCGACGCCGAGTACGCGTACCGCCTCGCCGTCGACCCTCCCGGCGCGAAGGAGCTGCGCCTCTTCGGTCTGGCCACCTGGACCCTCGATCGCTTCGTCGCCCGCCGCCGCCGGCTGCACGATCTGCAGTACGAGGCCACCCGCCTGCGCGAGCGGTCCGTCGGGTGGAGCGTGCTGATCGTCGTCGCCGCCAACGGGTTCGTGCTGTGGTCGATCGCCGAGGCCGCCGCCGACGGGCGCATCGATCTCGGGCGCACGGTCACGTTCGCCCAGGCGGCGGTCGGCGCGTCGGCGATCGCTTTCGGCGGGCTCAACTGGGCACTCGACGGCGCCGCCGCGCCCGTGGCCGCCGTCGCCCGGCTGGCTCCGGCGATGGCCGCGGTGGGCGCGATCTCCCCCGGTACCCGGCGCACTGCCGGCGCGCCGGCACCTGCGGTCACCTTGCGCGGGGTGTCGTTCGCCTACCCGGCGGCCGCCGACATCCCCGTGCTCGCCGACTTCGACCTCGCCATTCCAGCGGGCTCGTCGCTCGCCATCGTCGGCGTGAACGGCGCCGGGAAGACCACCATCGCCAAGCTGCTCTGCCGCCTGTACGACCCGCAGGCGGGCGTGATCGAGGTCGACGGGACCGACCTGCGTGAGCTCGACCTCGAAGACTGGCGGAGCAGGATCACCGCGGTCTTCCAGGACTTCATCCGCTTCGAGCTGCCCCTGCGCGACAACGTCGCACCCGGCGGCGCCCCCGACGAGGTGATCCTGGCCGCACTCGCCGACGCCGGCGCGGGCGAGCTGGCCGGCAGCCTCGACACGCCCCTCGCCAAGGGCTACCCGGGAGGCACCGACCTGTCGGGTGGGCAGTGGCAGCGGGTCGCGCTCGCCCGGGCGCTCTGCGCCGTGCGCCAGGGAGCCGGGCTGGTGCTGCTCGACGAGCCCACCGCCCACCTCGACGTGCGCGGCGAGGCCGAGATCTTCGGCCGCATCCTGGCCGCCACCCGCGGCCGGACCACGATCCTGGTGTCGCACCGGTTCTCCACGGTCCGCCAGGCCGATCGCATCTGCGTCGTCGAGCACGGCGCCGTCGCGGAGCTCGGCACCCACGACGAGCTGATCGCCGCAGGTGGTCGCTACCGCACGATGTTCGATCTCCAGGCGGAGCGCTTCGCCGTGGGCAGGCCCGTGTCGGACGACGACGAGGGGGTGCAGCTCGATGTCCTCTCGTGA
- a CDS encoding ABC transporter ATP-binding protein — MSLRQLLRSHLGPYRAVLLAVVVLQAIQTTATLILPSLNADIIDKGVLTGDNGYIWRVGGVMLAISLVQVVFAAWAVWYGARAAMGFGRDVRRDLFHQVTSYSAREVGTFGAPSLITRITNDVQQVQTLVVMATTMMIAAPLTMVIGMVLAIREDAGLSVVLAIAIPAAVLILGIVIVQMVPAFRLMQVRIDRVNAVLREQITGIRVVRAFVREPEEAKRFAGANAELTEVSLRAGRLMSLMFPTVGLVMNMSSLAVIWVGADRIGNGSMQIGSLVAYLTYVVQILMAVVMVTLMVSWIPRAGVAAERIVEVLDTESSVRAPANPVTAVAERGTVEFRDVGFSYPGAEHPVLSHVSFRVHTGQTTAIIGSTGAGKTTIANLIVRLFDATEGAVLVNGVDVRELDPTLLWGNVGYVPQKAYLFSGTVATNLRFGRPDATDAQLWEALDIAQASGFVRAMPDGLDSEITQGGGNVSGGQRQRLSIARALVVRPDIYVFDDSFSALDLATDARLRAALAPHTAEAAVVVVAQRVSTIRDADQIVVLEDGEVIGIGTHDDLVRTCPTYAEIVESQYGEGSAA; from the coding sequence ATGAGCCTGCGCCAGCTGCTGCGGAGCCACCTCGGCCCGTACCGCGCCGTGCTGCTCGCGGTGGTCGTGCTGCAGGCGATCCAGACCACCGCCACGCTGATCCTGCCGTCGCTCAACGCCGACATCATCGACAAGGGCGTGCTCACCGGGGACAACGGCTACATCTGGCGGGTGGGCGGAGTCATGCTCGCGATCTCGCTGGTGCAGGTCGTCTTCGCGGCGTGGGCCGTCTGGTACGGCGCGCGTGCGGCGATGGGGTTCGGCCGCGACGTGAGGCGTGACCTCTTCCACCAGGTGACCAGCTACTCCGCCCGCGAGGTGGGCACCTTCGGCGCACCCTCGTTGATCACGCGCATCACGAACGACGTGCAACAGGTGCAGACACTCGTGGTGATGGCGACGACGATGATGATCGCCGCACCGCTGACGATGGTCATCGGCATGGTGCTGGCCATCCGTGAGGACGCCGGCCTCTCCGTGGTGCTGGCCATCGCCATACCCGCCGCGGTGCTCATCCTCGGCATCGTCATCGTGCAGATGGTGCCGGCGTTCCGGCTGATGCAGGTGCGCATCGACCGGGTGAACGCGGTGCTGCGCGAGCAGATCACCGGCATCAGGGTGGTGCGGGCGTTCGTGCGTGAACCGGAAGAGGCGAAGCGCTTCGCCGGCGCCAACGCCGAGCTCACCGAGGTGTCGCTGCGCGCCGGGCGGCTGATGTCGCTCATGTTCCCCACCGTCGGGCTGGTGATGAACATGTCCAGCCTGGCCGTGATCTGGGTCGGCGCCGACCGCATCGGCAACGGCAGCATGCAGATCGGATCCCTGGTCGCCTACCTCACCTACGTCGTGCAGATCCTGATGGCGGTCGTGATGGTGACGCTGATGGTGTCGTGGATCCCCCGCGCCGGCGTCGCCGCCGAGCGGATCGTCGAGGTGCTCGACACCGAGTCGTCGGTGCGTGCCCCCGCGAACCCGGTCACCGCCGTGGCCGAGCGGGGCACCGTCGAGTTCCGCGACGTCGGGTTCTCGTACCCCGGCGCCGAGCACCCCGTGCTCAGCCATGTCTCGTTCCGCGTCCACACCGGCCAGACGACGGCGATCATCGGCAGCACAGGCGCCGGGAAGACGACGATCGCGAACCTGATCGTGCGCCTGTTCGACGCCACCGAAGGCGCCGTACTGGTGAACGGCGTCGACGTGCGTGAGCTCGACCCGACGCTGCTCTGGGGCAACGTCGGCTACGTGCCCCAGAAGGCCTACCTGTTCTCGGGGACGGTCGCCACCAACCTGCGCTTCGGGCGACCCGACGCCACCGATGCCCAGTTGTGGGAGGCGCTCGACATCGCCCAGGCGTCGGGGTTCGTGCGCGCAATGCCCGACGGCCTCGACAGCGAGATCACCCAGGGCGGCGGCAACGTGTCGGGCGGGCAGCGCCAACGCCTGTCGATCGCGCGCGCGCTGGTGGTGCGACCCGACATCTACGTGTTCGACGACTCGTTCTCGGCGCTCGACCTGGCCACCGACGCCCGGCTACGCGCCGCTCTTGCGCCGCACACCGCCGAAGCCGCGGTGGTCGTCGTCGCGCAGCGGGTGTCCACGATCCGCGACGCCGACCAGATCGTGGTGCTGGAGGACGGCGAGGTGATCGGCATCGGTACCCACGACGACCTGGTGCGTACGTGCCCGACCTACGCCGAGATCGTCGAATCGCAGTACGGCGAGGGGTCGGCGGCATGA